ACAAAAAGAATTTTTTTCAAAAAAATCTCTCCTTTATACCCATTTTACATTATTACCTGAGGCTTTTTTCATTCTATTCATTATGGCTCTTCCAATACCTATTGTATCTGTACCTTCTGCTAATATTATGTCTACATCAAAATTATCAAATTCCCTTATAATATTGAATAAGTTCTTAGCTATACTATCCTTGTTTTCTCTACTTCCTACAACTAAAACAGTCCCTATAGTATATCTATTTCTAGTCTCTTCAGTAGCCATAATACCTACTTTTTTTCCTTCTTTTATATATTTTTCTGCTAAAGCTTTAATATTAGAAACTACATTATCAACATCTCCTGAATAAACTATCATCTTTCCTTTGGGTGCATAATGCTTATACTTTTGTCCTGGAGATTTAGGTATTATATTTTCATTATCTTTTATAATACTTTTATCTAATTCTACATTATTAATTAATAATTTCAAGTCTTCATAAATAATTCCTCCAGGTCTTAAAATCATAGGTGTTTCCCCAGACATATCTAATACTGTAGATTCTACTCCTATTCCCGTACTTCCTCCATCTACTACCATGTTAATTTTACCATATAAATCTTCTACAACATGGGTAGCGTTTGTAGGACTAGGTCTTCCAGAAGTATTAGCACTTGGTGCAGCTATAGGAACCTTTGCTAATTCTATTA
The Tissierellales bacterium genome window above contains:
- a CDS encoding L-threonylcarbamoyladenylate synthase gives rise to the protein METKIIKVDSENLKEERVREAAKIIKRGGTVAFPTETVYGLGANGLDERAVERIFKAKGRPQDNPLILHIAFKEQLEELVKDIPEEAFEIMEKFWPGPLTLIFKKSDKVPDKITGGLSTVAIRMPNNKIALKIIELAKVPIAAPSANTSGRPSPTNATHVVEDLYGKINMVVDGGSTGIGVESTVLDMSGETPMILRPGGIIYEDLKLLINNVELDKSIIKDNENIIPKSPGQKYKHYAPKGKMIVYSGDVDNVVSNIKALAEKYIKEGKKVGIMATEETRNRYTIGTVLVVGSRENKDSIAKNLFNIIREFDNFDVDIILAEGTDTIGIGRAIMNRMKKASGNNVKWV